From Natrinema amylolyticum, the proteins below share one genomic window:
- a CDS encoding class I SAM-dependent methyltransferase, with translation MDVPRTVTAALEDRPVEGATCLEAGAGVGNATASLLAAGAARVYAVTNDDGHARTVRERIGRDELGRTAAVTADLRDIPLSTDSIDLVTAHAVCNVLPPAALSAVAAELTRVATPGCHLVVDDYAPLPDDAAVRDLFALENATRELADGRPALTFYPAAMLRRLFAGYGWEFDRERTLLEPVPWTEGHVAAHAEAARSAAARLPDDLAARLTAESDRLAAAIGAESTGRMYSVAMRLPEDTSFGSNFQGETV, from the coding sequence ATGGACGTTCCCCGGACGGTCACGGCCGCCCTCGAGGACCGGCCGGTCGAGGGGGCGACGTGTCTCGAGGCCGGCGCGGGCGTCGGCAACGCGACCGCGAGCCTGCTCGCGGCGGGCGCGGCCCGCGTCTACGCCGTGACGAACGACGACGGCCACGCGCGGACGGTCCGCGAACGGATCGGCCGCGACGAACTGGGTCGGACCGCCGCGGTGACGGCAGACCTGCGCGACATCCCGCTGTCGACCGACTCGATCGACCTCGTCACCGCTCACGCCGTCTGTAACGTGCTCCCGCCAGCGGCGCTGTCGGCGGTCGCGGCCGAACTGACCCGAGTCGCGACGCCGGGCTGTCACCTCGTCGTCGACGACTACGCGCCGCTGCCCGACGACGCCGCCGTCCGCGACCTCTTCGCCCTCGAGAACGCGACGCGGGAACTGGCCGACGGGCGACCCGCGCTGACGTTCTATCCGGCGGCGATGCTCCGGCGGCTGTTCGCGGGCTACGGGTGGGAGTTCGACCGAGAGCGCACGCTGCTGGAACCGGTTCCGTGGACCGAGGGCCACGTCGCGGCACACGCCGAGGCGGCACGCAGCGCGGCGGCGCGGCTCCCCGACGATCTCGCGGCGCGGCTGACCGCGGAGAGCGACCGGCTCGCGGCGGCGATCGGCGCGGAATCGACGGGACGCATGTACAGCGTCGCGATGCGATTGCCCGAGGACACCTCGTTCGGCAGTAACTTTCAAGGCGAAACGGTGTGA
- a CDS encoding class I fructose-bisphosphate aldolase, which yields MIPIDDSPIVRDGKSLILAMDHGLEHGPVDFEEVPEKLDPSTVFETATHDAVTSMAVQKGIAEGYYPSYEDDVNLLLKLNGTSNMWMGEPDSAINCSVDYAAEIGADAVGFTVYSGSNHEVEMYEEFRRVQEKAREYDLPVVMWSYPRGQGLKNDTKPSTISYATRIALEVGADIAKVKYPGSADAMEHACKAAGDMKVVMSGGSKTSDYDFLSTVEAAVTAGASGLAVGRNVWQREDPTRILDALEEVIYEEATADAALEATE from the coding sequence ATGATTCCGATCGACGACTCTCCGATCGTTCGCGACGGCAAGTCACTGATTCTGGCGATGGACCACGGGTTAGAGCACGGTCCAGTCGACTTCGAGGAGGTACCGGAGAAACTCGATCCGTCGACGGTCTTCGAGACGGCGACCCACGACGCCGTCACGTCGATGGCCGTTCAGAAGGGGATCGCGGAGGGCTACTATCCCAGCTACGAGGACGACGTCAATCTCCTCCTGAAGCTCAACGGGACGTCGAACATGTGGATGGGCGAGCCCGATTCGGCGATCAACTGTTCGGTCGATTACGCGGCCGAGATCGGTGCCGACGCGGTCGGATTCACCGTCTACAGCGGCTCGAACCACGAGGTCGAGATGTACGAGGAGTTCCGGCGAGTCCAGGAGAAGGCCCGCGAGTACGACCTCCCCGTCGTCATGTGGTCCTATCCCCGCGGCCAGGGGCTCAAGAACGACACCAAGCCGAGCACGATCTCCTACGCGACCCGCATCGCCCTCGAGGTCGGTGCCGACATCGCGAAGGTCAAGTACCCCGGCAGCGCCGACGCCATGGAACACGCCTGCAAGGCGGCGGGCGACATGAAGGTCGTCATGAGCGGCGGCTCCAAGACCTCCGACTACGACTTCCTTTCGACCGTCGAGGCCGCCGTCACCGCCGGCGCGAGCGGGCTCGCGGTCGGTCGCAACGTCTGGCAGCGCGAGGACCCGACGCGGATCCTCGACGCGCTCGAGGAGGTCATCTACGAGGAGGCGACCGCCGACGCCGCACTCGAGGCCACCGAATAG
- a CDS encoding class 1 fructose-bisphosphatase, whose product MTVSDPVVESVVATIGRSATEIRQGLIGRRGTVDEENPSGETQAEADVWADELLGDRIAGIDGVGQYASEERADVVDCGDDPADSAAYAVAVDPLDGSSNLKSNNTMGTIFGVYDAALPARGETLVAAGFVLYGPITTMVIATDDIVTEYELSGGERTIVDRDLALPDKPVVYGFGGRVPDWPDDFREYAREIESELKLRYGGALIGDVNQVLSYGGTFGYPALESRPEGKLRLQFEGNPIGYVVKRAGGRSSNGTQSLLAVEPDDLHDRTPVHVGNDELIERLEAALA is encoded by the coding sequence ATGACGGTGTCCGACCCAGTCGTCGAGAGCGTCGTGGCGACGATCGGTCGCTCGGCGACCGAGATCCGGCAGGGACTGATCGGCCGCCGCGGAACGGTCGACGAGGAGAACCCCAGCGGCGAGACCCAGGCCGAGGCCGACGTCTGGGCCGACGAGTTGCTCGGCGACCGCATCGCCGGGATCGACGGCGTCGGCCAGTACGCCAGCGAGGAGCGAGCCGACGTCGTCGACTGCGGCGACGATCCCGCCGATTCGGCCGCGTACGCCGTCGCGGTGGATCCCCTCGACGGCTCCTCGAACCTCAAATCGAACAACACGATGGGAACGATCTTCGGCGTCTACGACGCTGCGCTCCCCGCTCGCGGTGAGACCCTCGTCGCCGCCGGCTTCGTCCTCTACGGGCCGATCACGACGATGGTGATCGCAACCGACGACATCGTCACCGAGTACGAACTCTCCGGCGGCGAGCGGACGATCGTCGACCGCGATCTCGCCCTGCCCGACAAGCCGGTCGTCTACGGCTTCGGCGGCCGCGTCCCCGACTGGCCCGACGACTTTCGGGAGTACGCCCGCGAGATCGAATCGGAGCTCAAACTCCGCTACGGCGGCGCGCTCATCGGCGACGTCAATCAGGTGCTCAGCTACGGCGGCACGTTCGGCTATCCAGCGCTCGAGTCCCGGCCCGAGGGCAAGCTCCGGCTCCAGTTCGAGGGGAACCCGATCGGCTACGTCGTCAAGCGGGCCGGCGGTCGCTCCTCGAACGGGACGCAGTCGCTGCTCGCCGTCGAGCCCGACGACCTCCACGACCGGACGCCGGTCCACGTCGGCAACGACGAGCTGATCGAGCGACTCGAGGCCGCGCTCGCGTAG
- a CDS encoding aldo/keto reductase: MQTRTLGATGHDSTVMTFGAIALNWLEQEGANQMVELVLDHGVNHFDVAPTYGDAELKLGPKLRQHREEIFLGCKTQERGYEGAKRKLERSLDRLGVDHIDLYQVHGLEYREELETITGDDGALEAFREAKEEGLIGHIGLTSHGNPQLIEDAIDRIDDLETVMFPMNPVVAGKDDADHDYEAVLERAEAEDIGTLGIKAFAKGSWPSTDELPVADRPYANWYEPVDSPAEIEARFDFAAAQGLTSVINPGDPKLVAMVLDAASRYDGMDEAAQRSLIEAVRHDESPVPEQLHH; the protein is encoded by the coding sequence ATGCAGACCCGTACTCTGGGGGCGACCGGGCACGACAGCACGGTTATGACCTTCGGCGCCATCGCGCTCAACTGGCTCGAGCAGGAGGGGGCGAACCAGATGGTCGAGCTCGTCTTGGACCACGGCGTCAACCACTTTGACGTCGCGCCGACCTACGGTGACGCGGAGCTGAAACTGGGTCCGAAGCTCCGCCAGCACCGCGAAGAGATCTTCCTCGGCTGCAAGACGCAGGAACGAGGCTACGAGGGCGCCAAACGGAAACTCGAGCGCTCGCTGGACCGCCTCGGCGTCGACCACATCGACCTCTATCAGGTCCACGGGCTCGAGTACCGCGAGGAGTTGGAGACGATCACGGGCGACGACGGCGCGCTCGAGGCCTTCCGGGAGGCCAAAGAGGAGGGACTCATCGGCCACATCGGCCTCACCAGCCACGGGAACCCACAGCTCATCGAAGACGCAATCGACCGCATCGACGACCTCGAGACGGTCATGTTCCCGATGAACCCCGTCGTCGCGGGCAAGGACGACGCCGACCATGACTACGAGGCAGTTCTCGAGCGCGCCGAGGCGGAGGACATCGGCACGCTGGGGATCAAGGCGTTCGCGAAGGGGTCGTGGCCGTCGACCGACGAACTGCCCGTGGCGGACCGCCCCTACGCGAACTGGTACGAGCCGGTCGACTCGCCCGCCGAAATCGAAGCGCGGTTCGACTTCGCCGCCGCACAGGGACTGACCAGCGTCATCAACCCGGGCGATCCGAAGCTCGTCGCGATGGTGCTCGACGCGGCCAGTCGCTACGACGGCATGGACGAGGCCGCCCAGCGCTCGCTCATCGAAGCGGTTCGTCACGACGAGAGCCCCGTGCCCGAGCAGCTCCACCACTGA